CCGACTCCCAGGACCCTGCTGACCAACCCCTCAAGGATCTCCTGGCCGGCGATCTGAGCGACGACGCTGCCCTTGTGGAGGCGCTGACTGCGCTGCGTTCCCACCCGGTCATCGAGCGGTCGCGGGCCCAAGTGCGCCACCATGCCAGTCTCGCCAGGCAGCACCTGGGCCCGCTGCCCGACGGCGAGGCGAAGCAGCTGCTGCTCCAGGTCTGTGACGATCTGGTGGAGCGCTCAGCCTGACCGGCGCGGCGACGAGCTGTGGCATCAGCGGCCCCGGCCCCGGTAATTGGCGCCTCCCCTAGACGGCAGGCGCTCACCCCAGCCAGCGGTCCAGGCCGTCGTCGCAATCCCAGTGGCTCAGATCCGCGGCCTCGTGGTCGGTCAGAAGGATGTCGCGGAAGGCCCGTTCCACCCGGCCGCGGTCGGCGAGGAGGTCGTCGCCGAAGACGTCCTCGACCAGTCTCGTCTCGTCGGCGATGGTGAGCACCGCCGCTAGCCGGGCGTCGAGCTCGTGGTGCTTGATCGCCTCCCAGAGGGGCCATGTGATGGCCTCCGGAGCGGCTGTCAGGGGCAGCGAGACCACGACATGGGTCCAGGCCCGTTCACGAAGGACGCTGGTCAGCGTGGGGACGAGATCCTCGCGGGTTGCGCAGGAGATGCACCCGTGTTCCAGGCGTATCCATGATTGGTCGATCAGACCGCCGGCATCCCAGCAGCGGCGGCTCAGGTCTCCGCCCGGCGACAGGTCGTGCTGGATGACGAGGGCATCGGGCAGATCAACCAGGAGCGCGCTGGTGGCGGCAGCTCGGGCGACCTCATCCCACGCGGCGACCAGGGCGATGCGGGTGCTCACCGGATTCCGTAGCGCTGTTGGAACTTCTCGACGCGCCCGGTGACGCTGATACGGCGGGCCTTTCCCGTGTAGAAGGGGTGGCTGTCCGCGCTGATCTCCACGTCGACCAGGGGGTAGGTGTTGCCGTCGCTCCACTCGATGGTCTGCCGGGAGGTCACGGTGGAGCGGATCAGGTAGGTGGCCTGGGTTGAGATGTCGCGGAAGACGACGGGGTGGTAGTCGGGGTGGATGCCTGGCTTCATCATGGACCTCTCCAGCTTGCGGATAGAATGCGAACCATTATCATTATCGTTCATTCGTCATGCAACTCAAGGAGAACAATGTCGCGACACTGTCAGGTGACCGGGGCGGTCCCCGGCTTCGGGCGCAACGTCCCCTGGTCCAAGAAGAAGACCTCCCGCCGCTTCGACGTCAACGTGCAGACGAAGCGCTACTGGGTCCCGTCGCTTGGGCGCAACGTGAAGCTGAGGGTCTCGGCCAGGGGAATCAAGGTGATCGATGCCCGCGGAATCGACGCGGTGGTCGCTGACCTCATTGCCAAGGGAAGGAAGTTCTGAGGATGGCAAAGAAGAATGACCTGCGTCCGCTGGTGCGGCTTCGCTCCACCGCGGGAACCGGATACACCTATGTGACCCGGAAGAACCGCCGGAATGATCCCGACCGGATTAGCCTGCGGAAATACGACCCGGTCATCCGGAGTCATGTGGAATTCAAAGAGGCCCGCTGATGGCGAAGCGCTCGAAGATAGTGCAGAACCAGCGACGCACTCGGGTCGTTGTCCAGCAGGCTGCGAAACGTGCGGCACTGAAGGCGGTGATCGCAGATCCGGATGCCAGCCCCGACGAGCGGTTTGTCGCTGTGAGAAGGCTTTCCTCACTCAAGCGTGATGGATCGCTGGTGCGGCTACGAAACCGCGATGCCGTCGATGGCCGCCCTCGTGGTTTCCTGCGCGTGGCGGGTATCTCCAGGGTGCGTTTCCGCTCCATGGCACATCGCGGTGAGCTTCCGGGGATTGTCAAGTCGAGCTGGTGACTGCTGAAGGCCGCTGGCTGAAAGTTGAAGGGGTGATTATCTTCGATTGACCGAAAGGTGATGTCTCTCGTCTCTTTATGTTAACGTTCGTCAGCCTTACGGACGACAAGGTGGTTCGTAAGGCTGCAGACGGCATACGTGTGATTGAGAGGAAATTACGTGTTGAAGAGGATGAGGCCTCGCAGCGAGCGGAGGTCGATGGCACTCCTGCTCGCCTTTCTGATCGGCCTTGCCGGCCTGGTCATTGCGAGTCCGGCGGCGCGGGCGGCCGAGGTGGACGCCATCGACAGGTCGAGCATCCGGCTCTCGAAACTCAATGAGGGGGAGGCGGCCCTTTACCTGTGGAGCGGCGTCCGGATCGACGCCAACTGGAGAATTCCCGACCAGAGCGGGAAAGCGGGGGACACCTTCAAACTTCCGCTGCCCAAGGAGCTCGGGGGTTCCGTCGGGAGCTTCGAGCTCAAGGGTGGTGAGGGCGACTCACTGACGTACGGCACCTGCGCTGTGGAGTACACACAGGTCATCTGCACCTTCAACGCGAATGTCGAGAACAAGAACAACGTCGGCGGTTCGCTGTGGGTCAGTTCGCAGGTGAACACCCTGATCGAGGTCGACAAGATCACCTTCCCCCTCAGCAGTGGACCGCTCCAGGTGCCGCTCCCCAACGGGCAGAAGAACATCGGCTACAGCCCTCATGTGCCGAGCGACATCAAGAAGTCTGGTTGGTTCACCGGCCCTGACAAGAACGTGATCCGCTGGAACATCGTGGTTCCCGGCGCCAAGGTTGCGGACCGCTCCCGCATGGTCATCACCGACACCTACGGGGTGGCGGGTAGCAACCTGACCGTGGTCAAGGAGTATCCGAAGGTGTTCTGGATCCCCAACACCCCGAAGTGCTGGAACGAGAGTCACTCGTCCGACTGCTATCACAAGATCGACTCTTCAAGTACTCCGTCGCTCGACGTCACCGTTGACGACACCAAGGATGTCGCCACGGCGACCATCGACAACAAGGGTCAGAACTTCCAGGCCGATCGGCTGTACATGTTCGCGCTGGAGCTGAGGACGGACGGCCCGATTCCCGCGGGCGCCCAGTACACCAACAAGGCCACCGTGGACGCCGAGCAGCGCACCGCCAAGGCGGTCAAGAGCGTCTCGGGTGGCGGCACCGGCTCGGGTGATGCCGTCGGGCACATCAACATCAAGAAGGCTGTCTCCGGCGCTCAGGTCTCCGGCGACACCACCTACCCGGTGAAGTGGTCCTATGAGTACAAGGGCCAGACCCGCAGCGGAGAGCTGGCGCTCAGGGCTGACGGCACCCCGGAGACCCTGAACAACGTGCCGAATGGCGCGGTTGTGACCCTAACCGAACAGGTTCCCTCCGGCGGCGACATCGACTACGGCGACCCGGCATTCTCGGGTGAGGGAGTCAAGGACGGAGTCCCGGATGCGAACAGCGCACAGGTCACCGTGGCCGGTCTGAAGACCGTCGAGGTGAACCTCACCAACCAGGCCAACCCCAGGCTGGCCACCGTCGAGGTCACTCCTGGCGTCTGCACGCCTGGCTCCAGTGAGCCTGCCAAGCCGACGGTCAATGTCGGCAGCACCGAGGGCATCACCTACTCCGAGCCGAAGATCACCACCTCCGGAGACCAGGTGACCGTCGAGGTCACCGCCACCCCCGCCTCCGGCAAGGAGATCGACGACCAGCACCTGCCCGAGGGCTGGAAGGCAAACGGCGATGGGACCTACACGTTCACCAAGACGGTCACCCAGCCGCAGTGCGTCAAGACCGTCAGTCCCGTGATCCCGGAGGTCAACCCCGGGGTGTGCCCGGCCGATGCCACCACGCCCACCCAGCCCACGGTGACCGGTATCGCGGACACCGACGAGATCGACTACAGCGAGCCGGTCATCGCCGCCAGCGGCGACCAGGTGAGTGTCACCGTGACGGCCAAGCCGAAGGCCGGCTACCAGTTCGACACCGCGAAGCTTCCTGAGGGCTGGAGCGTTGTGGACGGGGTGGCCACCTTCACCAAGACCGTCACCCAGCCGAAGTGTGAGCTGCCGGTGGCGCCCACCATCGACCTCGGCTCCTGCACCCCAGGCTCCCTAACCCCGTCCGAGCCCACCGCCACGGTCGCTGAAACGCCAGGCATCAGCTACAGCAAGCCGGAGGTCAAGGTGGTCGACGGCAAAGTGACCGTCACCACCACCGCCACTGCCGAGGCTGGGCACCAATTCGGCGGGACGATGCCCGAGGGCTGGACCCGGGTCGATGCGACCACCGCGACCTACACCGTCACCAAGGACCAGCCGGTCTGCCAGGCAACCGAGGTGCCGC
The sequence above is drawn from the Arachnia rubra genome and encodes:
- a CDS encoding GTP-binding protein yields the protein MSTRIALVAAWDEVARAAATSALLVDLPDALVIQHDLSPGGDLSRRCWDAGGLIDQSWIRLEHGCISCATREDLVPTLTSVLRERAWTHVVVSLPLTAAPEAITWPLWEAIKHHELDARLAAVLTIADETRLVEDVFGDDLLADRGRVERAFRDILLTDHEAADLSHWDCDDGLDRWLG
- a CDS encoding type B 50S ribosomal protein L31, which gives rise to MKPGIHPDYHPVVFRDISTQATYLIRSTVTSRQTIEWSDGNTYPLVDVEISADSHPFYTGKARRISVTGRVEKFQQRYGIR
- the rpmB gene encoding 50S ribosomal protein L28 — translated: MSRHCQVTGAVPGFGRNVPWSKKKTSRRFDVNVQTKRYWVPSLGRNVKLRVSARGIKVIDARGIDAVVADLIAKGRKF
- the rpmG gene encoding 50S ribosomal protein L33, with translation MAKKNDLRPLVRLRSTAGTGYTYVTRKNRRNDPDRISLRKYDPVIRSHVEFKEAR
- the rpsN gene encoding 30S ribosomal protein S14, which translates into the protein MAKRSKIVQNQRRTRVVVQQAAKRAALKAVIADPDASPDERFVAVRRLSSLKRDGSLVRLRNRDAVDGRPRGFLRVAGISRVRFRSMAHRGELPGIVKSSW
- a CDS encoding Ig-like domain-containing protein, which produces MALLLAFLIGLAGLVIASPAARAAEVDAIDRSSIRLSKLNEGEAALYLWSGVRIDANWRIPDQSGKAGDTFKLPLPKELGGSVGSFELKGGEGDSLTYGTCAVEYTQVICTFNANVENKNNVGGSLWVSSQVNTLIEVDKITFPLSSGPLQVPLPNGQKNIGYSPHVPSDIKKSGWFTGPDKNVIRWNIVVPGAKVADRSRMVITDTYGVAGSNLTVVKEYPKVFWIPNTPKCWNESHSSDCYHKIDSSSTPSLDVTVDDTKDVATATIDNKGQNFQADRLYMFALELRTDGPIPAGAQYTNKATVDAEQRTAKAVKSVSGGGTGSGDAVGHINIKKAVSGAQVSGDTTYPVKWSYEYKGQTRSGELALRADGTPETLNNVPNGAVVTLTEQVPSGGDIDYGDPAFSGEGVKDGVPDANSAQVTVAGLKTVEVNLTNQANPRLATVEVTPGVCTPGSSEPAKPTVNVGSTEGITYSEPKITTSGDQVTVEVTATPASGKEIDDQHLPEGWKANGDGTYTFTKTVTQPQCVKTVSPVIPEVNPGVCPADATTPTQPTVTGIADTDEIDYSEPVIAASGDQVSVTVTAKPKAGYQFDTAKLPEGWSVVDGVATFTKTVTQPKCELPVAPTIDLGSCTPGSLTPSEPTATVAETPGISYSKPEVKVVDGKVTVTTTATAEAGHQFGGTMPEGWTRVDATTATYTVTKDQPVCQATEVPPVSPKVEPGVCVPGTDKPAQPTVELPTTPHLTYGEPKIEVSGKKVTVTVTATPEQGYAVKKADLPEGWKLNDDGTATYTSESDLPDCATPAPSPTPTPTATPTPAAPTPVTPLRPALPKTGS